One genomic window of Halorhabdus sp. CBA1104 includes the following:
- a CDS encoding ABC transporter ATP-binding protein — translation MTDPAIVADGLTKRYGDDIAVADLSLSVPRGSVYGFLGPNGAGKTTTMRLLVALTEPTAGSGEVAGVSLSNRPALTHKIGYLPADPPVFDELTAWEHLRHVARLQGMSDARADERIETLLDRFGLLGDAHKRIETYSTGMTKKVGIIAALFHDPDVVFLDEPTSGLDPRAARTVRDTIADLVTREMTVFLSTHILPVVEELADTVGVIDDGTLVAEAPPAQLKQQAAASPDLETAFLEITAQRDGPAPDQPASAATQPATDGGGADG, via the coding sequence GTGACCGACCCTGCGATCGTCGCCGACGGCCTCACGAAACGCTACGGCGACGATATCGCCGTTGCTGACCTTTCGCTGTCGGTTCCACGAGGGAGCGTCTACGGCTTCCTCGGGCCGAATGGGGCCGGCAAGACCACGACGATGCGACTGCTGGTCGCCCTCACTGAACCGACAGCCGGATCCGGGGAAGTGGCCGGCGTGTCCCTCTCGAATCGGCCGGCGTTGACCCACAAGATCGGCTATCTCCCGGCCGACCCGCCAGTCTTCGACGAGCTCACTGCCTGGGAACACTTGCGCCACGTCGCCCGCCTCCAGGGCATGTCAGACGCTCGGGCCGACGAACGGATCGAGACGCTCCTCGATCGGTTCGGTCTGCTTGGCGATGCCCACAAGCGCATCGAAACCTACTCGACGGGGATGACCAAGAAAGTCGGCATCATCGCGGCGCTGTTTCACGATCCCGACGTGGTCTTTCTCGACGAACCCACGAGTGGCCTCGATCCACGTGCCGCCCGCACTGTGCGGGACACGATCGCCGATCTCGTCACCCGCGAGATGACCGTCTTTCTCTCGACGCACATCCTGCCGGTCGTCGAAGAGCTGGCCGACACCGTCGGCGTCATCGACGACGGGACCCTCGTCGCCGAGGCCCCGCCCGCACAATTGAAACAGCAGGCCGCGGCATCGCCCGACCTCGAGACGGCGTTCCTCGAGATCACGGCCCAACGGGACGGCCCAGCCCCTGACCAGCCGGCCTCGGCAGCTACCCAGCCAGCCACTGATGGAGGCGGGGCGGATGGCTGA
- a CDS encoding DUF6159 family protein yields the protein MARRSGRVLRTHPKLLVFPLLGALSGIAFLLTLFGSLLVAGPVFEEPGLAIFGALFVAYLVETFLASFFTAALIAATRTAFRGEDPSIRAALAAAWQRKLPLLAWSIIAAIVGVILRAIESEDNLVAHLLAAVFAVAWSVMTYFVVPVIVFEDPSVTSMFKQSARTFKDTWGESIGALATIDVVTLLLALVGVVLGAITYVATTGLGTVQLVATLLVGGTAIVIGLLLGKALSGIARTALYVYATERTAPEHFDGIDFGELGTDGPSSTTASRGGGSGRI from the coding sequence ATGGCACGCCGGAGCGGTCGCGTGCTCAGAACCCATCCGAAACTCCTCGTATTCCCACTGCTCGGTGCGCTCTCCGGTATCGCGTTTCTCCTGACGCTGTTCGGGAGTCTCCTCGTGGCTGGGCCGGTGTTCGAAGAACCCGGTCTGGCGATCTTCGGTGCGCTGTTCGTCGCGTACCTCGTCGAGACGTTCCTCGCGTCGTTTTTCACGGCGGCACTGATCGCGGCGACCCGGACCGCCTTCCGTGGTGAGGACCCGTCGATCCGTGCCGCTCTGGCGGCCGCCTGGCAGCGGAAATTGCCACTGCTTGCCTGGTCGATCATCGCCGCGATCGTCGGCGTGATTCTCCGCGCAATCGAGAGCGAGGACAATCTCGTCGCCCACCTGCTCGCCGCGGTCTTCGCCGTCGCCTGGAGCGTGATGACGTATTTCGTCGTCCCGGTGATCGTCTTCGAAGACCCCTCGGTCACCTCGATGTTCAAACAGAGCGCGCGGACGTTCAAGGACACCTGGGGTGAATCCATCGGCGCGTTGGCCACGATCGACGTGGTGACGCTCCTCCTGGCACTCGTCGGCGTTGTCCTCGGTGCGATCACCTACGTGGCCACGACCGGCCTGGGGACTGTCCAGCTGGTGGCGACACTGCTGGTCGGTGGCACCGCTATCGTCATCGGCTTGCTCCTCGGTAAGGCCCTCAGCGGGATCGCCAGAACTGCCTTGTACGTCTATGCGACCGAGCGTACCGCGCCCGAACACTTCGACGGCATCGACTTTGGCGAACTCGGCACCGACGGACCGTCTTCGACCACCGCCTCCCGTGGCGGCGGTTCCGGTCGGATCTGA
- a CDS encoding endonuclease NucS domain-containing protein yields MHDGIYVVAGECTTTFDGSRVREHEQRGQVLVVVKPDNTVLVHDADGYQPIAWLTRAETVTIDGAHLVASDGDQRLAVTIHDETASGRYPASAAGTPVGECPDCRDVLVRVADAVVCTGCDARYGLPGDAEVLETECECGLPRMRVERGRAFEVCVDRDCESMDQAVTEAFDREWDCPNCESALRIIRRGGLLAGCEQYPACDTGFAFPAGVVVDECDCGLPLFETAGGQRCLDATCEAWRTPESETPANA; encoded by the coding sequence ATGCACGATGGCATCTACGTCGTTGCCGGAGAGTGTACGACTACCTTCGACGGCTCGCGGGTTCGCGAGCACGAACAGCGCGGCCAGGTACTGGTGGTCGTCAAACCCGACAACACCGTGTTGGTCCACGACGCCGACGGCTACCAGCCGATCGCCTGGCTCACCCGCGCCGAGACGGTGACGATCGACGGGGCACACCTCGTTGCCAGCGACGGCGACCAGCGCCTCGCGGTCACGATTCACGACGAAACGGCGAGCGGTCGCTACCCCGCAAGCGCCGCCGGGACGCCAGTGGGCGAGTGCCCGGATTGTCGTGATGTGCTGGTCCGGGTCGCCGACGCGGTGGTCTGTACGGGGTGTGACGCCCGGTACGGACTCCCCGGCGACGCCGAGGTGCTCGAGACCGAGTGTGAGTGTGGTCTCCCGCGGATGCGAGTCGAACGAGGCCGGGCGTTCGAAGTCTGTGTCGACCGGGACTGTGAGTCGATGGACCAGGCCGTCACCGAGGCCTTCGATCGGGAGTGGGACTGTCCGAACTGCGAAAGTGCCCTTCGGATCATTCGCCGCGGTGGGTTGCTCGCTGGATGTGAACAGTACCCAGCGTGTGACACGGGATTTGCGTTCCCAGCCGGTGTCGTCGTGGACGAATGTGACTGTGGCCTGCCGCTGTTCGAGACGGCCGGCGGGCAGCGGTGTCTGGACGCGACCTGTGAAGCCTGGCGGACACCGGAATCAGAGACACCGGCGAACGCCTGA
- the endA gene encoding tRNA-intron lyase produces the protein MELVLESGVVRGDGRAREQFYDSRGYGRPVAEGLELAPVEAAHLLYRSDIESVRDAESGESLDFRALLSSAAVSEIDVLVYKDLRDRGFYLSPARDGWVDDPSGADFVVYPRGNGPWDEEVAYRVRAESERTAVSAASLGESVLAVVDEESAITYLETDYPTVEGASGIDLPTDVEADLLGDRVLVWDPPSRLYHEGFYGQPLDDDAGKPLQLSLVEAAALAGRGVLEVTGGEDAIVECGREVEGERFDRRLAVYRALRDRGVVPKTGYKFGADFRTYADVDTVDSLGHSELLVRVLPADHAFSPRDLALDVRLAHGVRKRMVFALVSSSDSKTDIEWLEVGRLTP, from the coding sequence ATGGAACTGGTCCTCGAAAGCGGTGTCGTCCGTGGCGATGGCAGGGCTCGCGAGCAGTTTTACGACTCGCGAGGGTACGGCCGGCCGGTCGCGGAGGGCCTCGAACTGGCCCCCGTCGAGGCGGCCCACCTGCTGTATCGAAGCGACATCGAGTCCGTTCGAGACGCGGAAAGCGGTGAATCGCTGGACTTCCGGGCACTGCTGTCCTCGGCTGCCGTCTCCGAGATCGACGTCCTCGTGTATAAGGACTTGCGGGACCGGGGCTTTTACCTCTCGCCGGCACGGGACGGCTGGGTCGACGATCCTTCGGGGGCGGATTTCGTCGTCTATCCTCGTGGGAACGGCCCCTGGGACGAGGAGGTGGCCTACCGCGTGCGGGCCGAAAGTGAGCGGACAGCCGTTTCGGCGGCCTCGCTCGGCGAGAGCGTCCTGGCGGTCGTCGACGAGGAGTCGGCGATCACGTATCTCGAAACCGATTACCCGACTGTCGAGGGCGCTTCCGGGATCGATCTACCGACCGACGTCGAGGCCGACCTGCTGGGCGATCGGGTGCTGGTATGGGACCCCCCGTCGAGACTCTACCACGAAGGGTTCTACGGACAGCCGCTGGACGACGATGCGGGCAAACCGCTCCAGCTCTCACTGGTCGAGGCCGCGGCCCTGGCCGGGCGTGGCGTGCTCGAGGTCACCGGTGGCGAGGACGCGATCGTCGAGTGTGGCCGTGAGGTCGAAGGCGAGCGATTCGACCGCCGGCTTGCAGTCTACCGCGCCCTCCGGGACCGTGGCGTCGTGCCCAAGACGGGGTACAAGTTCGGTGCGGACTTCCGGACCTACGCTGACGTCGACACCGTCGATTCACTGGGCCACTCCGAGTTGCTCGTCCGAGTGCTGCCCGCCGACCACGCGTTTTCGCCGCGTGACCTCGCGCTCGACGTACGCCTCGCACACGGCGTCCGCAAACGGATGGTGTTCGCACTGGTGAGTAGTTCCGACAGCAAGACGGACATCGAGTGGCTCGAAGTCGGCCGACTGACGCCGTGA
- a CDS encoding tryptophan--tRNA ligase, with the protein MTRDTHSDDESIDNQQGGPIDPHLRTDGGAAAGADDTTLDPWGSSTVADYRNLFEEFGIEEFETILPEVPEPHYLMRRGVIFGHRDYRPVARAMRNGDPFAVLSGFMPTGDPHIGHKLVFDEIIWHQQQGGDAYGLIADLEAHAARGLTWEEIDEHARDYILSLLALGFDPEEGTLYRQSENRELQDLAFELGAEARFAEFEGIYGFDGETDVSHMQSVVTQMADILYPQLAEPKPTVIPVGPDQDPHMRLARDVAARTRYFGVTAAYASFETDDEERQLLAAAYETLTAQHPDQTIRCGDAATYLDNGRDRDATDPDAMTVDRVITMLREAGKEPLRPRVRFLDRNATEAAFEALIEAIDGEKRVYDEHIDAFDLDHAEAEQLAREVELDHGGYGFLAPSSIYHRFMTGLTGGKMSSSVPASHISLLDDPEDGYDKVKAATTGGRETADEQREKGGKPDECPVYELYAYLLANDDDDLATEVYEECAGGERLCGGCKEQAAELMARFLEDHQEDRQEWAERLDDLDMSFDSARKR; encoded by the coding sequence ATGACGCGAGATACACACTCCGACGACGAATCGATAGACAACCAACAGGGCGGGCCGATAGACCCACATCTCCGCACTGACGGCGGGGCCGCCGCCGGCGCAGACGACACGACGCTTGATCCGTGGGGGTCTTCGACGGTCGCCGATTACCGCAATCTCTTCGAGGAGTTCGGCATCGAGGAGTTCGAGACGATACTCCCCGAAGTGCCCGAGCCCCACTACTTGATGCGCCGTGGCGTCATCTTCGGCCATCGGGACTACCGACCGGTCGCCCGCGCGATGCGCAATGGCGACCCCTTTGCGGTCCTCTCGGGGTTCATGCCGACCGGCGACCCCCACATCGGCCACAAGCTGGTCTTCGACGAGATCATCTGGCATCAACAGCAGGGCGGGGACGCCTACGGGCTGATCGCCGATCTGGAAGCCCACGCCGCCCGCGGGCTCACCTGGGAGGAGATCGACGAGCACGCCCGGGATTACATCCTCTCGCTGCTCGCACTCGGCTTCGACCCCGAGGAAGGGACGCTCTATCGACAGTCCGAGAACCGCGAGTTGCAGGACCTGGCCTTCGAACTCGGCGCAGAGGCCCGCTTTGCCGAGTTCGAGGGGATCTACGGGTTCGACGGTGAGACCGACGTCAGCCACATGCAAAGCGTCGTCACCCAGATGGCCGACATCCTCTACCCACAACTCGCGGAGCCAAAGCCGACCGTCATCCCGGTCGGCCCCGACCAGGACCCACACATGCGCCTGGCACGGGACGTCGCCGCCCGGACGCGATACTTCGGCGTCACGGCGGCCTACGCCTCCTTCGAGACCGACGACGAGGAACGGCAGCTCCTCGCGGCGGCCTACGAGACGCTCACAGCACAGCATCCCGACCAGACCATCCGGTGTGGCGACGCCGCTACGTATCTGGACAACGGGCGGGATCGCGACGCCACCGATCCCGACGCGATGACCGTCGATCGCGTCATCACGATGCTCCGGGAAGCTGGAAAGGAACCACTCCGGCCCCGGGTTCGGTTCCTCGATCGCAACGCGACCGAGGCGGCCTTCGAGGCGCTGATCGAAGCCATCGACGGCGAAAAGCGCGTCTACGACGAACACATCGACGCCTTCGACCTGGACCACGCCGAAGCCGAGCAACTCGCTCGCGAAGTCGAACTCGACCACGGCGGCTATGGCTTCCTGGCGCCATCCTCGATCTATCACCGCTTTATGACCGGGCTGACCGGCGGGAAGATGTCCTCGTCGGTCCCGGCGAGTCACATCAGCCTGTTGGACGACCCCGAAGACGGGTACGACAAAGTCAAAGCCGCGACGACGGGTGGCCGCGAGACAGCCGACGAGCAACGCGAGAAGGGCGGCAAGCCCGACGAGTGTCCGGTCTACGAGCTGTACGCGTATCTCCTGGCGAACGACGACGACGACCTGGCGACCGAGGTCTACGAGGAGTGTGCCGGCGGCGAACGCCTCTGTGGCGGCTGTAAAGAGCAGGCCGCCGAGCTGATGGCACGGTTCCTCGAAGACCACCAAGAGGACCGCCAAGAGTGGGCGGAGCGACTCGACGACCTCGATATGTCGTTCGATTCGGCCCGCAAGCGGTGA
- a CDS encoding response regulator, with translation MDGPVRILQVDDDPQFAEVVAELLASHSDHFDVEIESDPAAVPGRLASDTFDCVVSDYQMPGVDGLQLLDRVRTRYPDLPFVLFTGKGSEEIASDAIAAGVTDYVRKGTGTERVAILANRIENAVEQHRAQQRLSDQTRSLRRKDRVLEAILEHVPVHVYVKDEQARHTWVSDYGFGSPALVGQTDAEYFDAEWAEETTREELEIIETGEPIVDQERYDPERDIWVRNTKVPWRDEDGEVTGVVGATWDVTEREDAKRECDRYHWLVEGLRTAVSHELRNPLQLAAGRLELVTEDCNSEHLSTVLQAHRDLEARIETTVTLAEAGEPVDETSTIDVETLARESWDRLDTAGTLAVDGDPTIEAEAKRLEQLLEELLENAEVHGGPEPTVTVRETAAGFAVTDEGPGPPAGEHDRLFDVGYTTEADRHGYGLAIARTIAEAHGWSIDIDDSGGETRVDVRTQARE, from the coding sequence ATGGACGGGCCGGTTCGGATACTACAGGTCGACGACGATCCGCAATTCGCCGAAGTGGTCGCCGAACTACTGGCCAGCCACAGCGACCACTTCGACGTCGAGATCGAATCGGACCCGGCAGCCGTGCCCGGTCGGCTGGCGAGTGATACCTTCGATTGTGTCGTCAGTGACTACCAGATGCCCGGGGTCGACGGTCTACAGTTACTCGATCGGGTCCGCACACGGTACCCGGATCTTCCGTTCGTCCTGTTTACGGGCAAGGGCAGCGAGGAAATCGCCAGTGACGCCATCGCCGCCGGCGTCACCGATTACGTCCGGAAGGGGACTGGCACCGAGCGGGTGGCGATCCTGGCAAACCGCATCGAAAACGCCGTCGAGCAGCACCGCGCCCAACAGCGCCTCAGCGATCAGACACGATCACTTCGCCGAAAAGACCGGGTGCTCGAAGCCATTCTCGAACACGTCCCGGTACACGTCTACGTCAAAGACGAGCAGGCCCGCCACACCTGGGTCAGCGACTACGGCTTCGGCTCACCGGCCCTCGTCGGGCAGACTGACGCCGAGTACTTCGACGCCGAGTGGGCCGAAGAAACCACCCGCGAAGAACTCGAAATCATCGAGACCGGCGAACCGATCGTCGATCAAGAGCGGTACGACCCGGAACGTGACATCTGGGTTCGGAACACGAAAGTCCCCTGGCGCGACGAGGACGGGGAAGTGACTGGAGTGGTCGGGGCGACCTGGGACGTGACCGAACGGGAAGACGCAAAGCGGGAGTGTGACCGCTATCACTGGCTGGTCGAAGGACTCCGGACCGCCGTCTCCCACGAGCTGCGAAATCCGCTTCAGTTGGCGGCCGGTCGCCTCGAACTGGTCACCGAGGACTGCAACAGCGAGCATCTCTCGACGGTACTCCAGGCACACAGGGATCTGGAGGCGCGCATCGAAACGACGGTCACGCTCGCGGAAGCCGGCGAGCCGGTCGACGAGACGTCGACCATCGACGTCGAGACACTGGCGCGAGAAAGCTGGGATCGCCTCGACACTGCGGGCACGCTGGCCGTCGATGGCGACCCGACGATCGAAGCCGAGGCCAAGCGACTGGAGCAACTCCTCGAGGAGTTGCTCGAGAACGCCGAGGTCCACGGCGGTCCGGAACCGACGGTGACGGTTCGCGAGACCGCAGCGGGTTTCGCTGTGACCGACGAGGGGCCGGGTCCACCGGCGGGCGAGCACGATCGACTGTTCGACGTCGGGTACACGACCGAAGCCGACCGGCACGGCTACGGACTGGCGATTGCCCGGACGATCGCCGAGGCTCACGGCTGGTCGATCGATATCGACGACAGCGGGGGCGAGACGCGAGTCGACGTGAGGACCCAAGCCAGAGAGTGA
- a CDS encoding molybdopterin-synthase adenylyltransferase MoeB, translating into MAASLDPAQLDRYSRQIVLESVGPDGQGQLLDSAVLVVGVGGLGAPVVQYLAAAGVGRLGLVDGDVVERSNLQRQVVHGTEDVGRAKVDSAAAFVGDLNPDVTVQTHETTLSAENAPALIDEYDVVVDATDNFPARFLINDACTLTGTPFVHGAVYRFEGQVTTFDGTGPCYRCLFPTAPPEDAIPDCATAGVLGILPGTIGTIQATETIKHLLALGDSLQGRVLHYDATTMNVDEVPLQSRPECPICGDQPAVDSVQAVTYEGDCAITE; encoded by the coding sequence ATGGCGGCGTCGCTCGATCCAGCGCAACTCGATCGCTACTCCCGGCAGATCGTCCTCGAATCAGTCGGCCCAGACGGCCAGGGGCAACTGCTCGACAGTGCCGTATTGGTCGTCGGCGTCGGCGGACTCGGCGCGCCGGTCGTCCAGTATCTGGCCGCCGCCGGCGTTGGCCGGCTGGGGCTGGTCGACGGCGACGTCGTGGAACGATCGAACCTCCAGCGACAGGTCGTCCACGGAACCGAGGACGTCGGGCGGGCGAAAGTCGACAGCGCCGCGGCGTTCGTCGGCGATCTCAACCCGGACGTCACGGTCCAGACCCACGAGACGACGCTTTCGGCCGAGAACGCGCCGGCCCTCATCGACGAGTACGACGTGGTTGTCGACGCGACCGACAACTTCCCGGCTCGGTTCCTCATCAACGATGCCTGTACGCTGACGGGCACGCCGTTCGTCCACGGTGCCGTCTATCGCTTCGAAGGACAGGTCACGACCTTCGACGGGACCGGTCCCTGCTACCGGTGTCTGTTCCCGACGGCCCCACCGGAAGATGCCATCCCCGACTGTGCGACGGCGGGCGTTCTCGGGATCTTGCCCGGCACGATCGGGACCATCCAGGCGACCGAGACCATCAAACACCTGCTTGCGCTGGGGGACTCTCTTCAGGGCCGCGTGCTCCACTACGACGCGACGACGATGAACGTCGATGAAGTCCCGCTGCAATCCCGGCCGGAGTGCCCGATCTGTGGCGACCAGCCGGCCGTCGATTCGGTCCAGGCCGTCACCTACGAGGGCGACTGTGCGATCACAGAGTGA
- a CDS encoding DUF6432 family protein, protein MQVKPEYRTREETEVAVLDALAERAEDGMTVFEIRSRVSVDIDRLETALADLKADDLIEATEEDDGRTVIVPDEDVIGPESDEQSPSLFERVRDQFGV, encoded by the coding sequence ATGCAAGTCAAGCCGGAGTACCGCACGCGTGAGGAGACTGAGGTCGCGGTACTCGATGCGCTCGCCGAACGCGCCGAGGACGGCATGACTGTCTTCGAGATTCGGTCGCGTGTCTCGGTCGACATCGACCGCCTGGAGACGGCCCTGGCCGATCTCAAAGCCGACGACCTGATCGAGGCGACCGAGGAAGACGACGGTCGGACAGTCATCGTCCCCGACGAGGACGTGATCGGGCCGGAGTCGGACGAGCAATCCCCATCACTCTTCGAGCGCGTTCGCGACCAATTTGGCGTTTGA
- a CDS encoding DUF5611 family protein, protein MREYKMRRGEYLEERVPDMRAKVEEFFGPIAGTEPYNDTELLIVEDPDNPVFERVTVGTVPYSGKKDKLALDIEERPAEEVIAAGDVEAAEEAVAIKNDFLEESTGRDAKARRDSMKRDVEDDADAPDDIS, encoded by the coding sequence ATGCGCGAGTACAAGATGCGACGGGGCGAATATCTCGAAGAGCGCGTCCCGGACATGCGGGCGAAAGTCGAGGAGTTTTTCGGCCCCATCGCCGGCACTGAACCGTACAACGACACGGAATTGCTCATCGTCGAAGACCCGGACAACCCCGTCTTCGAACGGGTAACGGTCGGCACTGTCCCCTACAGCGGCAAGAAAGACAAGCTTGCACTCGACATCGAGGAACGACCCGCAGAGGAAGTCATCGCGGCAGGAGACGTCGAAGCCGCCGAAGAAGCCGTCGCGATCAAAAACGACTTCCTCGAAGAGTCGACCGGTCGTGACGCGAAAGCACGCCGGGATTCGATGAAGCGAGACGTCGAAGACGACGCCGACGCACCCGACGATATCTCGTAA
- the sepF gene encoding cell division protein SepF, with protein MGLMSKILGGTGTSRRTDDYVELDAQDIDTTAETAQREVRIARIGEKQDVIEIKDAVYDGDIVIADITRHTTKDRTMEHISDELKQVANEVGGDIVQKDDDQLIITPSGVAVSRERLGR; from the coding sequence ATGGGACTAATGAGCAAGATTCTCGGCGGCACTGGTACCTCTCGGCGGACAGACGATTACGTCGAACTGGACGCACAAGACATCGACACGACAGCGGAAACCGCCCAGCGAGAGGTCCGGATCGCCCGGATCGGCGAGAAACAGGACGTCATCGAGATCAAGGATGCGGTCTACGACGGCGATATCGTGATCGCCGATATCACGCGCCACACGACCAAAGATCGGACGATGGAACACATCAGCGACGAACTCAAACAGGTCGCAAACGAGGTCGGCGGCGACATCGTCCAGAAAGACGACGACCAGTTGATCATCACCCCATCAGGGGTCGCGGTCAGTCGCGAACGCCTCGGCCGGTAG
- a CDS encoding phytoene/squalene synthase family protein: MSSEPITTSKAIHRRTGTTFYVATRLLPNRTRRATYVLYAFFRIADEVVDQEDPPPVDQQRHKLNAIRAAAKGESAETSVLSADEREVLDAFRTLAERNDLDSDEIDVFVDAMEQDIEKARYETYDELTEYMRGSAAAVGNMMMTVMDVAERDRADPHARSLAEAFQLTNFVRDVREDICEYDRVYLPRETLERFDVTEDQLRRGEMTEDVAAAIRTALARTESLYRHGVAGIRYLPSDAQFAVLLAAVLYAEHHRRIRAIDYDVLNEDASLSKTRRLWLVAKTYYHWRRTGDPETAFYAASAIGDTDEDADRSRAFRTVPEQVA; encoded by the coding sequence ATCTGAACCCATCACAACCAGCAAAGCCATCCATCGCCGCACAGGGACGACGTTCTACGTCGCGACGAGACTACTGCCAAATCGGACTCGGCGAGCGACGTACGTACTGTACGCGTTCTTCCGGATCGCAGACGAGGTCGTCGATCAGGAGGATCCCCCACCTGTCGACCAACAACGGCACAAACTGAACGCGATTCGCGCTGCGGCGAAAGGTGAGAGCGCGGAGACGTCAGTGCTCTCGGCGGACGAACGGGAGGTTCTCGATGCGTTCCGGACGCTGGCCGAGCGCAACGACCTCGATTCCGACGAGATCGATGTCTTCGTCGATGCAATGGAGCAGGATATCGAGAAAGCACGCTACGAGACCTACGACGAACTGACCGAGTACATGCGTGGGTCGGCTGCCGCCGTTGGCAACATGATGATGACAGTCATGGACGTGGCCGAACGCGACCGCGCCGACCCTCACGCCCGGTCGCTGGCGGAAGCCTTCCAGCTGACGAACTTCGTCCGTGACGTTCGGGAAGACATCTGTGAGTACGACCGGGTGTATCTCCCCCGTGAGACTCTCGAACGCTTCGACGTGACGGAAGACCAGCTCAGACGGGGCGAGATGACCGAGGACGTCGCTGCCGCGATCCGGACTGCTCTGGCCCGAACGGAGTCGCTGTACCGCCATGGAGTCGCGGGGATCCGCTATCTGCCTTCCGACGCCCAGTTTGCCGTCCTGCTGGCGGCGGTCCTCTATGCCGAGCACCATCGGCGCATCAGAGCCATCGACTACGATGTCTTGAACGAAGACGCTTCACTGTCGAAAACCCGGCGGCTGTGGCTCGTCGCCAAGACCTACTACCACTGGCGACGCACCGGCGACCCGGAGACGGCGTTCTACGCCGCCAGTGCGATCGGCGACACCGACGAGGATGCCGATCGAAGCCGGGCTTTCCGGACTGTCCCGGAGCAAGTCGCCTGA